CCTGCACTTCACGCTGCCATTCCGGCTTCCACGCCTTCAGCGGTTTGCTGGTTGCCCAGGTGGCGAAGCCTTCGTTAAGCCAGATGTCATCCCACCATTTCATGGTCACCAGGTCGCCGAACCACATGTGCGCGATCTCATGCGCCAGGATGCCTGCGATGCCGCGCTTGGTTGCTGCCGAGGCCGTAGATTCATCGGCGAGCAGCGAACTCTCGCGATAGAAGATGGCGCCGGCGTTTTCCATGGCGCCGGCTTCGAAATCCGGAACCGCCAGCACGTCCAGCTTCTCGAACGGATAGCGGATGCCGAAGTACTGATTGAAGTACGCCACCTGTTGCTCGGCCGCAGCCAGCGCATACTTCGTCAGGTGAGCATTCTCGGGCGTTGCGCAGATGCGGATGGGAATGCCGTCGGCCGCTCCCTCCGAGCACTTCCAGTCGCCCACTGCCATGGCAACGAGATACGTGGATATCTTCGGCGTGGTGGAGAACCGCAGGGTGTGCTTCCCGGCCGCCGGTCCCGGCGTATCCGACACGATGCGGCCATTCGAAATCGCGGTATCACCCTGGTCCACCACCAGGGTGATGGCGAACGTCGCCTTGAACGCCGGCTCGTCGAAGGATGGGAACGCGCGCCGCGCGTCCGTGGGCTCCATCTGCGTGGTGGCGTAGTTGCGCCCTTTGCCCTTGCTCAGGTAGAAGCCGCGCAACTGGCCATTCAAAATGCCCGCGTAACGGACGTGAATCTCCGCCGGGCCGGGCTGGAGCGCCTTGCCGACGGCGAACGTTGCCGTCTCGGCCTTGGGATCGAGAGCGACTTCGGCCTTCTGCTTCTTGCCTGCCTGCGCGATCGTGACCTCGTGAAACTCGATCTCCAGCGCATGCAGTGTCACGGTCGAAGTGGGCCGCGCCACGTTGACGCGGATGGTCTCCTCACCGGCGAACTTCGCCGCCTTCAAGTCGGGCTTGAAGGTTAGCTCGTAATGTTCTGGAACTACGTTGCCTGGAAGGCGCCTGGCAAATGCGGGCGACAGCAGGACAAAGCACAGACAAAAGACTGCGGTCGTTCTCATCGGAACTCCAGCCGGGGATTCAAAAGCGGCTCTTTCATTAGAAGCGACAGCCGAAAAATCGTCAAACGCAGAGCTGGCCGCCGAACACGGTCGCCCGGCAACGATTCTCCGCGATCCAGTACGGAATCTCGCGATAGTCAGCGACGTCGAACAGGGCGAAATCGGCGTCCTTGCCGGGTTCAATCGAGCCTGTGCGGTGCGCCAGCCGCAGCGCATGCGCACCGTTGATCGTCGCCGACGCAATCGCCTCCGCTGGCGTCATCTTCATCTGCGTGCAGGCCAGCGAAAGCACGAAGGGCATGCTGCGCGTGGGTGCGGTGCCGGGGTTGTAGTCGGTGGCCAGGGCCACCGCCACGCCCGCGTCGATCATCCGCCGCGCCGGCGGATACGTCCCCAGACCCAGGAAATAGTTCGACGCCGGCACCAGCGTGACGATGGTGCCGTGTCGCTCCAGTTGCGGCAGGTCCTCCTCGATGACGTTGTCCATGTGATCGAGCGACGCGGGATGGAACCGCAGCAGCGGCCACACCGAGTTGGCGGTGAACTGGCAGATGTGTACCCGCACACCCAGTCCGTGCCCAGTGGCTGCTTCGAAGATTTGCTCGGCATCGGCGAGCGAGAATGCACCGTGGTCGACGAAAACATCCACGAACGCCGCCAGTTTGCGCCTCGCCGCCTGCGGGATCATCTTCTTTGTGACCTCGCGCACATACTGTTGCGGCTTGCCGAGGAATTCTTTCGGGACGACGTGCGCGCCCAGAAGCGTCGGCACCACCGTGCCCGGCCAGCGCTGCGCCGCCTGTGCGATGGCCTCCAGCGACTTCAGTTCCGCCTGGGTGCTCAGCCCGTAGCCTGACTTCGCTTCCACCGTGGTAGTGCCCTGCGCGCCCATGTGTTCGAGCGCGGCGAGCACTCGTTCCGCAAGCTCTTTCACCGTCGCCTTGCGCACCGATTCGACACTGGACCGGATTCCGCCACCCTTCTCCGCGATCTGCTCATAGCTCGCGCCCGCTACGCGCTGCTCGAAATCCACCAGCCGCGGCGCCACGAACGCCGGATGCGTGTGCGCATCCACGAAGCCGGGTAGCACTACGCCGCCGCCGCAGTCATATTCGCGGACTCTTCCCTTCCCTTTCGACTTCAGCAATGGATGCCGCCCCACCTCGCGCCGCTTGCCAGCCGCGGCAATCTTCCCCTCGGCGCACAGCACAGCCGCGTCTTCGATCAACCCGACGTCGTTCAGTTCCGCCCCGCGGCGCGGCCCTGTGGATTTGGGATTCGGCGAGCGTACGGTGAGCAGTTGGCGGATGTTGGTGAGGAGGAGCGGGGAGGCCTTGGCCATTACTCTTTTCGCCGCATCGGTATGTTCACGCCCCTCTTTTCCGCGAACCCGATCGCCTCTTCGTACCCTGCGTCGGCGTGCCGCGCGATACCGATGCCGGGGTCGTTGGTCAGAACACGCTCGATCCTCCGCGCCATGGCCTCGCTGCCATCGGCCACGGTGACCTGCCCGGCGTGCAGCGAGTACCCGATGCCCACGCCGCCTCCGTTGTGAATGGAGACCCAGCTCGCGCCGCTCGCCGTGTTCAGCAGCGCGTTAAGCAGAGGCCAGTCGGCCACGGCGTCTGAGCCATCTTTCATGGCTTCAGTCTCGCGGTACGGAGACGCCACCGAGCCGGTATCGAGATGGTCGCGCCCCATGACCACCGGCGCCTTGAGCCTGCCCTTCCTGACCAGGTCGTTGATGGCCAGGCCGAACTGCGCGCGCTCGCCATACCCCAGCCAGCAGATGCGCGCCGGCAGTCCCTGGAACTTGATGCGCTTGCGCGCCAGCTTGATCCAGCGGTCGAGAATGGGGTTCGCCGGGAACATCGACAGGACTAGGTCATCAGTCACGGCGATGTCGGCGGGATCGCCCGACAGCGCCACCCAGCGGAACGGCCCGCGCCCCTCGCAGAACAGCGGCCGGATGTATGCCGGCACGAATCCGGGGAAGGCATAGGCGTCTTTCACGCCACGCTGGAACGCGAAGGTTCGGATGTTGTTGCCGTAGTCGAAGGTCACCGCGCCCATGCGCATCAGCTTCAGCATGCCCTCGACGTGCCGCGCAATCGAATCGAGCGACCGTTCGAGGTAGCCCTTGGGATCGCGCCGGCGCAATTCCGCTGCCTGCTCAACTGTCAGCCCCTGCGGGATGTATCCGTTCAGCGGGTCGTGGGCCGAGGTCTGGTCGGTGAGCAGGTCGGGCACCACGCCGCGCTCCGCCAGTTCCGGGATCACGTCGGCGCAGTTCCCCACCAGCCCCACGGAGACGGCCTCTTTCTTGCGCACTGCGTTCTTCAGGATGCGCAGCGCCTCGTCCAGCGAGTTGACCATGAAGTCGCAGTAGCCGGTCTTCAGGCGCTTCTTGATGCGCTCCGGATCCACCTCCACACCCAGGAACGCCGCGCCCGCCATGGTGGCGGCCAGCGGCTGCGCGCCGCCCATCCCACCCATGCCGCCCGAGACCACCAGCTTCCCTTCCAGCGTACCGAAATGCTTTTCGCCCGCGGCGGCGAACGTCTCGAACGTCCCCTGCACGATGCCCTGTGATCCGATATAGATCCACGAGCCTGCCGTCATCTGCCCGTACATCATCAGGCCCGCGCGCTCGAGTTCGTTGAACTTCTCCCAGTTCGACCAGTGGCCGACCAGGTTGGAATTCGCGATCAATACGCGAGGCGCGTAGTCGTGGGTTTTGAAGACGCCCACCGGCTTGCCCGATTGCACCAGCAGCGTCTCGTCGTTCTCCAGCGCCCTTAGCGCGGCGACGATGGCGTGGTAGCACTCCCAGTTGCGCGCCGCTTTCCCCGTACCGCCGTATACCACCAGGTCGCGCGGACGCTCGCCGACCTCTTCGTCGAGGTTGTTCATGAGCATGCGCATGGCCGCTTCCTGCGCCCATCCTTTGCAGGAAATGGCCGTGCCCCGCGGGGCCTTGACGGGCGCGTAGACAGACTTGCTGGTCTCCGTCTCCACCGGCATGGCTGAGATGTTAGTGGTTTCCCGGAGAGCATTCAACGGGCCAGGGAGCGTTTGACCGCGGCGCGATCTGTCCGTAAGATGCCCCCACGCGTGAGCGCCACCGGCAACAGGCCCGTCGTCGCAGCGGGACAGACGCTGGGCAACTATCAGATCGTCTCGCTCATTGGCGCCGGCGGCATGGGCGAGGTCTATCGCGCCCGGGACCGCCGCCTGGAGCGGGACGTCGCCATCAAGGTCCTGCCGGCCCGCTTCGCTGAGGACGCCGATCGCCTGCGCCGCTTCGAGCAGGAGGCCCGCGCCGCCGCCGCCCTCAACCACACCAACATCCTGGCGGTCTACGAGCTGGGCGTGCACGAAGGCGCGCCCTACGTGGTCACCGAGCTGCTGGAAGGCGAGACGCTGCGCGACGCACTCCGCGCCGGTCCCCTTCCCGCGCGCAAGGCCCTGGACTACGCCATGCAGATCGCGCGCGGCCTGGCCGCGGCCCACGACAAGGGCATTGTCCATCGCGACCTGAAGCCGGAGAACCTTTTTCTCCCGCGCGATGGCGGCATCAAGATCCTCGACTTCGGCCTCGCCAAGCTCACCCATGCGGAGACGGCGGGCGCTGCCACCAGCGCTCCTACCATGCCCAGCCAGACCGATCCGGGCACGGTGATGGGCACCATGGGCTACATGTCGCCCGAGCAGGTCCGCGGCCTGCCCACCGACCATCGCACCGACATCTTCACCCTGGGCGCGATTCTCTACGAGATGCTCAGCGGACGCCGCGCTTTCCGCG
This genomic stretch from Terriglobales bacterium harbors:
- the hutI gene encoding imidazolonepropionase; this translates as MAKASPLLLTNIRQLLTVRSPNPKSTGPRRGAELNDVGLIEDAAVLCAEGKIAAAGKRREVGRHPLLKSKGKGRVREYDCGGGVVLPGFVDAHTHPAFVAPRLVDFEQRVAGASYEQIAEKGGGIRSSVESVRKATVKELAERVLAALEHMGAQGTTTVEAKSGYGLSTQAELKSLEAIAQAAQRWPGTVVPTLLGAHVVPKEFLGKPQQYVREVTKKMIPQAARRKLAAFVDVFVDHGAFSLADAEQIFEAATGHGLGVRVHICQFTANSVWPLLRFHPASLDHMDNVIEEDLPQLERHGTIVTLVPASNYFLGLGTYPPARRMIDAGVAVALATDYNPGTAPTRSMPFVLSLACTQMKMTPAEAIASATINGAHALRLAHRTGSIEPGKDADFALFDVADYREIPYWIAENRCRATVFGGQLCV
- the hutU gene encoding urocanate hydratase — protein: MPVETETSKSVYAPVKAPRGTAISCKGWAQEAAMRMLMNNLDEEVGERPRDLVVYGGTGKAARNWECYHAIVAALRALENDETLLVQSGKPVGVFKTHDYAPRVLIANSNLVGHWSNWEKFNELERAGLMMYGQMTAGSWIYIGSQGIVQGTFETFAAAGEKHFGTLEGKLVVSGGMGGMGGAQPLAATMAGAAFLGVEVDPERIKKRLKTGYCDFMVNSLDEALRILKNAVRKKEAVSVGLVGNCADVIPELAERGVVPDLLTDQTSAHDPLNGYIPQGLTVEQAAELRRRDPKGYLERSLDSIARHVEGMLKLMRMGAVTFDYGNNIRTFAFQRGVKDAYAFPGFVPAYIRPLFCEGRGPFRWVALSGDPADIAVTDDLVLSMFPANPILDRWIKLARKRIKFQGLPARICWLGYGERAQFGLAINDLVRKGRLKAPVVMGRDHLDTGSVASPYRETEAMKDGSDAVADWPLLNALLNTASGASWVSIHNGGGVGIGYSLHAGQVTVADGSEAMARRIERVLTNDPGIGIARHADAGYEEAIGFAEKRGVNIPMRRKE